The following proteins are co-located in the Malus sylvestris chromosome 13, drMalSylv7.2, whole genome shotgun sequence genome:
- the LOC126596064 gene encoding U-box domain-containing protein 21-like, producing MTLSWRRLRAGRRAAKEGEAGDMELTIPNHFRCPISLELMKDPVTLSTGITYDRQSIETWIEAGNFKCPITNQVLTSFDPIPNHTIRKMIQGWCVEKKSFGIERIPTPRIPISSVQVTEILSKITTSSHHQNKDDCQVLVAKINALAKESERNKRCIVASGTGSVLAGAFNAFSSSQHHQNVAVLEEILSALTLVFPLDKEANLYLGSPASLCCMVWFLESGDLSQRRNASLVLKETAVSSDHDHQKTDALAEIEGALEALVKLIKEPVCPTSTKASLVIMYRMVNSSSSSPSKEQIKERFVEMGLVSLLSDILVDAERSICEKALGVLDGLCGSKQGREKAYLHALTMPVVVKKILRVSDLATEFSVSILWKLCKNETREDGGVLVEALQVGAFQKLLLLLQVGCAERTKDKATDLLRALNIHRERLECIDSMDFKQLKRPF from the coding sequence ATGACCTTGTCATGGAGAAGGCTGAGAGCCGGCCGCCGTGCTGCCAAGGAGGGTGAGGCCGGCGACATGGAGCTGACCATACCAAACCACTTCCGGTGCCCAATTTCACTCGAGTTGATGAAGGATCCGGTCACGCTGTCCACCGGGATCACGTACGACCGTCAGAGCATAGAGACGTGGATTGAAGCCGGCAACTTCAAGTGCCCGATAACAAACCAAGTCCTCACAAGCTTCGATCCAATTCCTAATCACACCATCCGCAAGATGATACAGGGTTGGTGCGTTGAGAAAAAGTCTTTTGGAATCGAGCGCATTCCCACCCCTCGCATTCCGATCAGTTCGGTTCAGGTGACCGAGATTTTATCAAAGATTACGACATCGAGTCATCATCAGAACAAGGATGATTGCCAAGTTTTGGTGGCGAAGATCAATGCGTTGGCGAAAGAAAGCGAGCGTAACAAGCGTTGCATTGTGGCTAGTGGCACGGGGAGCGTTCTAGCGGGTGCGTTTAATGCATTTTCAAGTTCTCAACACCATCAAAACGTTGCCGTTTTGGAGGAGATTTTGTCTGCTTTGACTTTGGTTTTCCCGCTTGACAAGGAGGCTAACTTGTACCTCGGATCGCCTGCTTCGTTGTGTTGCATGGTGTGGTTTTTGGAGAGTGGAGATTTGTCACAAAGACGAAACGCATCGTTGGTGCTCAAAGAGACCGCTGTCTCATCTGATCATGATCATCAGAAGACCGATGCTTTGGCAGAGATCGAAGGAGCTCTGGAGGCGCTAGTGAAGCTGATCAAAGAACCAGTTTGCCCTACTTCTACAAAAGCGTCCTTGGTCATCATGTATCGAATGGTCAACTCATCATCCTCCTCTCCTTCGAAAGAGCAAATCAAAGAGAGATTTGTAGAGATGGGATTGGTGTCGCTGCTTTCGGACATTCTTGTAGATGCCGAAAGAAGCATTTGCGAGAAGGCGTTGGGAGTGCTAGACGGACTTTGCGGAAGCAAGCAAGGCAGGGAAAAGGCCTACCTTCATGCCTTGACCATGCCGGTTGTGGTGAAGAAGATACTTAGGGTTTCGGATTTGGCCACGGAGTTTTCCGTGTCTATTCTTTGGAAGCTTTGCAAGAACGAGACTAGGGAAGACGGAGGTGTGCTCGTGGAGGCCCTTCAAGTGGGTGCGTTTCAGAAGCTCTTGCTACTTTTGCAAGTTGGTTGTGCGGAGAGGACCAAAGACAAGGCCACGGACTTGTTAAGGGCGTTGAACATTCATAGGGAGAGGTTGGAGTGTATTGATTCTATGGATTTTAAGCAGCTTAAGAGGCCCTTTTGA